The genomic region CAGTTTTATATATGAGATGAGCTGGAAGGAAAACATGGGAATAAAATGGAATGGACATGGCTGGAGGGAAAACAAGGCCGGGATTTCAGCTAGCACACGGTCCAGGTCTGAATGACCGGGTTGCTTCTCCGGACCTCAGTGTTTGCTgtttccatgccctctgcagtgccCCCCTGGGCTCTGGCCACCATCGTGCTGGTCTCAGGCTTCCTCGTCTTCAGCTGCTGTTTCTGTCTCTACCGGAAGCGTTGTCGGAGGCGGATGGGCAAGAAGAGCCAGGCCCAAGCCCAGGTTCACCTTCAGGAAGTGAAGGAGCTGGGCCGGAGCTACATAGACAAGGTGTGGACTGACCCAGTCCCTCAGCCCTGGCCGTTTCTGTGCCCATGCTCCTCTCAATAGCCCAGCGGCTCCCCTGTGTGTCTAGCCCTAAAGTGGATCTGGGGACCTGGAGATGAACCAGACATTCACAAGAACCTCCAATCAGATGGGGAAGTCAGACATTCACAAAGACATTCACACAGACATTCACAACACAGGACAGTATGTGCCACATTAGAAGCAGTATGGGGCATATGGGAGCACAGAGAAACCAACCAGCTGACAGCCCAGAGGGTCTGAGAAGGCTTCCCAGAGGTGATTTCTGTGTTGAGACCCAGAGGGACTCAGTTAACTGAGAGCAGAGAGAATGACATTCTACCTCAAAGGAAGAGCACGTGCTGAGGCTTGGAGTCCAGATTCTGAGGGATATTTGGAGAACAAACTCGGTTTTCACAATAGCTGGGATATAGCATAAAGGTATACTGTactctaggcttcccaggtggctccagtgttaaagaacctgtctgccaatacagtagacataagagacatgggtttgatccctgggttgggaagatcccctggaggagggcacagcaacccactccagtgttcttgcctggagaatcccgtgaatggaggagcctgatgggctacagtccatggggtcacaaagagtcagacacaactgaagcgacttagcacacatgcatatattctGTGTTTGAGGGTGAAGCTTCTAAAGAGCTCAGTGGTACCCACGTAATGAAGGGAACTGGGAGCCACAGAAGTTTTGAGCGAGAGAGGGACAAGGTCACATGGGCTTTAAGATGAATCCCCTGGAGCCCAAGTGGAGGACAGATCTGGCAAGGAGACAAAGGAGGAGGTTGTAGGGCAGTCGGAGAGGTTGATGCAAACATGAGTAGGAAGAGGCCATTGGCGCGGAAAGCTAAAGGTTCAGGTATCTGAACATTATACCTCTGAATGCAGAGCGGAATGAGGCTCTCCTGGGAGCCAGAGAGTCCTAGGTTTCCAACCCAGAGTAAccggctctgtgaccttgagaaatTTACTGTCTCTGAGCCTCGAGGTCGTAGTCCATAACTAGTGtttcctctcctcccttttcAACAAATAGCTGTTATAATTATCACCCGTAAGGGATGCCCTTTAGGGTCCTGGTGTCCAGTCTCCAGCCCTCTCTCCTAAAGCCGGTAGCTCCAAACCCGGTCAGCATCAGAATCACTTCGGGTGCTTGATGAAATGCAAGTCCTGGATCTTGCACCAGACTtactgagtcagaatctctgAAGTGAAGGCATTCTACCACACTACTAGTACTACTATTCACATTACATTTAGAAAATCAGTGACTAGAAGTCTTATGACTTCGTTGTGCTAGTTTAGAATGGCAAATATGCGCCAGACGTGCCATTTTCCCTCCATGTTTTTCCGTCCAAGATCACTAATCAACGTGGCAATTTGGACAATCACCCCAATACATCCATTAACGTGTGAACTAAAATCTGCGTCCATCCTGTAGGCAGCGAGACGCTGTCAGCGCTTGTTCTTTTAGTCTAGGCATGACAAACACACTGCCTGTGCGTCACCGCATGTGTGCTACCGGtagcagacatcactaatcaaacACTGACCAGCATACCACTTTGTGTGTTGCCAAGGCGCGCCGCCGCCTGTGGCAGACATCACTAGTCAAACACCGACTCTGCTTAGCTTGCAAACGTTCAGGTTTAGCCAGAGGGTTCTGTGAGTCTCCCTTGGCTTCGGGGCCTGGAGGACACCACTGTCAGGGGAGGAGTTCACCTGCCCTTGCCCCTGGCTCCCTAAGGTGCAGCCAGAAGTGGAGGAGCTGGAGCCGACGCCCTCGGGGCCAGGGCTGCAGGTGGCTGAGAAGAATGAACTAGGACGACTGCAGTACTCACTGGACTATGATTTCCAGACCGGTCAGGTGGGTGTGGAGACGGAGGGAAGCTTTGGACGGGAGGGCGCCGGGAGTTCTGGTCCCTTATTGGAGGAGGTTCCAGAAGGGAAGCTGAGACTAGGGTCCTCTCATCACTGTCCAGCTGCTGGTGGGCATCGTGCAAGCTGAGGGACTGGCAGCCTTGGACATAGGTGGCTCCTCTGATCCCTACGTGCGGGTCTACCTGCTACCAGACAAACGGAGGCGGCACGAGACCAGGGTGCATCGGCAGACGCTGAACCCTCACTTTGGGGAGACTTTTGCCTTCAAGGTGAGCTCGTGGCCTCAGGGCTCCGTGCCCGGCAGCCCGTCCCCAGTCTAGAACACTGGCGCCACAGTCCCTTCAGCTTTTACTGGTGGCAGCTACCACCAGCTCTGTGGACTATTCCACTGGACCCTGTGCTGTCCCTTCGAGAGCAGTGGTGGCCCCTGGACTGCTCCGCTGGCCCTTGGGCTGTCCCATTTGGGCTCCATGGACACCCCCGACTCTTTGGCCTCCCACTGCCCACACTCACCGCTTTCCACGTGGATGTGTTGCGCCTCACTTTGTGCTTTCTCTGCGCCCGCCCCTCACCCAGGTCCCCTACGTGGAGCTGGGGGGCCGGGTCCTCGTCATGGCGGTGTACGACTTCGACCGCTTCTCCCGCAACGACGCCATCGGGGAGGTGCGAGTCCCCATGAGCTCCGTGGACTTGGGGCGGCCAGTGCTGGCCTGGCGCGAGCTGCAGGCGGCGCCTCGCGAGGAGGTGAGCGCTCGTGGCCACGCCCCCACGGCTGGGccctcccaccccaggcccaGGCCAATCAGAGCACAGGCGTCCGGGTCGGGGCGGGGCTCGCTCCGGACCGTACCATTCCGAGCCGAGGGGGCGGGAAGGAAGGTCGCAGAGGGGCTGCGGGCGGAGCCCGGGCTCCGGGGACCggttcctctttctctctcagcaGGAGAAACTAGGAGACATCTGCTTCTCCCTCCGCTATGTCCCCACGGCCGGGAAGCTCACCGTCATCGTCCTGGAGGCCAAAAACCTGAAGAAGATGGACGTCGGGGGGCTGTCAGGTGTGCGGGAAGCCGCAAACGACGGCGGTGTTGGGCGGAGCCGGGTCGCAGACTGAGGCTCCCGCAGTTTCTGGGTCCCCGAGGGTCTCACCGGGGAGAGGAAGGTCCAGGCTGCCGTGGACGATTTAGATTTGATTTGGGCACAGAGAGAGGGGGGCCTTGAGGTGTCCGTGGGCTGTCTCTATGTTGAAGAAGAGCCTCGGGCATTCTCCCTGGACTCAGCAGAGTGAGGGGAGCTGTAagattcctcctccctccccccagatCCGTATGTCAAGGTCCACCTGCTGCAGGGCGGCAAAAAGGTGCGGAAGAAGAAAACCACCATCAAGAAGAACACTCTGAACCCCTATTACAACGAGGCCTTCAGCTTTGAAGTGCCCTGTGACCAGGTCCAGGTGAGGGCACACCTACCCACCACCCCTGCCAGAGCAGCCTTTTCCCTGAGCCCCAGGCCCTTAGAAACCCCCGTTGCTAAGGCAGGAGAGCCTCCTTAGCAGCCCCTAGGAGCCAGGTCTTGGGGGTCTAATTGTGTTCTCAGTCTCAGTTTCCCCCATGAGGACCAGGAAGCCCCGCCCACCCAAGCAAGACGGGATGCCCAGCTCCCATAGGAGCTCTGGATACTGAGAAAAAGAGACTCGCAACCCTAAGGCCAGGCCCACCCACCCATTTAACAGTCTTGAAGATGTGCCCCCATTAGGACCTTGCACCCTAAGGAGCCTCTGAGCAACAGAGGTCCTGAGGGTTTATCTGCTTTAAAACCTGGTCGCAGGAAGACTCCAGTGCACTCCTGTAACCATCCAGCAGGGCCCTCacaccctccctctcccagctCCAGATGAAGCCTTAGCCCAGGCACCTATGGAGGCTCCCCAGAACTCAGGGAGGGGGTCTCCTTAGCAATGATAACAGAGCCCCTCCGTGTGCGTTGTTACCCCActttctgtctcctcttcctcccctgcccAACCCAGAAGGTGCAGGTGGAGCTGACTGTGCTGGACTACGACAAACTGGGCAAGAACGAGGCCATCGGGAGGGTGGCCGTAGGGGCAGCGGCCGGGGGGGCTGGCCTGCGGCACTGGGCAGACATGCTGGCCAACCCCCGGCGGCCCATCGCCCAGTGGCACTCGCTGCGGCCCCCTGACCGAGTGAGGCCGCCGCCAGCACCCTGATGCCCACCCTCAAGCCCCTGACCCCAGGCCCCTGCTCAAAGCCACGCCCATGCCCACCTTTAAGGCCAACACCCACCACTCTACCCGTTCCTGCCTTCTCCCCCACCATTATGCCAATCATGATAACTTGCCAACTCCCCGGATACAGCACATACCCAGAAGCCCCAAGGGCCCCTGGGGAAAGGGAGGCAGTCTGGCCTCCCCCGACCCCAGGGTCCCGCCCTCTGCTTTGACAATCAGTGATCCCAACCTACTATCCCCGTGGCTCCCAATGCCCCCTTTCTGCACAGGATCACCCACTCCTGTCCCCAGTCTGATTCCTGCACCACTCCTGGGACCAAATAAATACTCAGCAACTCTGCTGGCCTGGACCGAATCTCCCTGATGGGGGTGcacaggggtgggggctgggaaccCAAGTGGGGCCCTCCAGGGGTGGGATCACACAAGGGCGAGGACAGGGCTGCCCATCCTGGAAATACACACAGAACCTCACCCACCCACTCACCACCCCTTCATCCATCCACCCTGTCACCAACCCACTCTCCCATTCACTTCTTCATCGGTTCATTCACTCAGCCCTCAAagcttgtttcctcatctgaaaaaatcGTGATAATGGTAATACCTACTGCATGTTTGCTCTGAGGAGTCAGTGAGAATTCGCTTAGTTAATCATGAAATTTATCTGCTCCCTTGCCCATGATTTATGTAGATTTTCATACCCATATTtccctccctttttttccccttcctttcatCATCTGGGGTGcagtttcaatctctggtcagggaactaggatctcagAAGGCATGtgtcatcagtcagtcagttcagttgctcagtcgtgtccgactctttgtgacccatggactgcagcatgccaggcgtccctgtccatcaccaactcccagagcctactcaaacttatgtccatcgagtcagtgatgccatccaaccatctcatcctctgtcttccccttcttctcccgccttcaatctttcccagcatcagggtctttccc from Bubalus bubalis isolate 160015118507 breed Murrah chromosome 18, NDDB_SH_1, whole genome shotgun sequence harbors:
- the SYT5 gene encoding synaptotagmin-5 isoform X2, whose product is MFPEPPTPGPPSPDTPPDSSRISHGPVPPWALATIVLVSGFLVFSCCFCLYRKRCRRRMGKKSQAQAQVHLQEVKELGRSYIDKVQPEVEELEPTPSGPGLQVAEKNELGRLQYSLDYDFQTGQLLVGIVQAEGLAALDIGGSSDPYVRVYLLPDKRRRHETRVHRQTLNPHFGETFAFKVPYVELGGRVLVMAVYDFDRFSRNDAIGEVRVPMSSVDLGRPVLAWRELQAAPREEEKLGDICFSLRYVPTAGKLTVIVLEAKNLKKMDVGGLSDPYVKVHLLQGGKKVRKKKTTIKKNTLNPYYNEAFSFEVPCDQVQKVQVELTVLDYDKLGKNEAIGRVAVGAAAGGAGLRHWADMLANPRRPIAQWHSLRPPDRVRPPPAP
- the SYT5 gene encoding synaptotagmin-5 isoform X1 produces the protein MFPEPPTPGPPSPDTPPDSSRISHGPVPPWALATIVLVSGFLVFSCCFCLYRKRCRRRMGKKSQAQAQVHLQEVKELGRSYIDKVQPEVEELEPTPSGPGLQVAEKNELGRLQYSLDYDFQTGQLLVGIVQAEGLAALDIGGSSDPYVRVYLLPDKRRRHETRVHRQTLNPHFGETFAFKVPYVELGGRVLVMAVYDFDRFSRNDAIGEVRVPMSSVDLGRPVLAWRELQAAPREEQEKLGDICFSLRYVPTAGKLTVIVLEAKNLKKMDVGGLSDPYVKVHLLQGGKKVRKKKTTIKKNTLNPYYNEAFSFEVPCDQVQKVQVELTVLDYDKLGKNEAIGRVAVGAAAGGAGLRHWADMLANPRRPIAQWHSLRPPDRVRPPPAP